One Cupriavidus taiwanensis LMG 19424 DNA segment encodes these proteins:
- a CDS encoding thioredoxin family protein, with protein MPMTQHYAATEPTRTEVDTLSGATVLEFGAPWCGYCQRAQPALAEAFAVHPDLRHLKIEDGSGRPLGRSFRIKLWPTLVFLRDGQEVARLVRPTEAQPIREAMRRIA; from the coding sequence ATGCCGATGACCCAACACTACGCGGCCACCGAGCCGACCCGCACCGAAGTGGACACGCTGTCCGGCGCCACCGTGCTGGAGTTCGGCGCCCCCTGGTGCGGCTACTGCCAGCGGGCACAGCCGGCGCTGGCCGAGGCCTTTGCCGTGCATCCCGACCTGCGCCACCTGAAGATCGAAGACGGCAGCGGACGTCCGCTGGGCCGGTCCTTCCGCATCAAACTATGGCCGACGCTGGTATTCCTGCGCGACGGCCAGGAAGTGGCCAGGCTGGTGCGCCCGACCGAAGCGCAGCCGATCCGCGAGGCGATGCGCCGCATTGCCTGA
- a CDS encoding VOC family protein, with protein MSTTSPIPLFHLAFPVRDLAEARRFYGGLLGCPEGRSSEAWVDFNFYGHQVVAHLSPEECGHGATSAVDGDDVPVRHFGAILPMDQWEALAARLRAAGTQFVIEPHVRFKGQVGEQATMFFLDPSGNALEFKAFGDLSQVFAK; from the coding sequence ATGAGCACGACTTCCCCAATCCCCTTGTTCCACCTGGCGTTTCCCGTGCGCGACCTGGCCGAGGCACGGCGTTTCTATGGCGGTTTGCTGGGTTGCCCGGAAGGCCGCAGTTCCGAAGCGTGGGTGGATTTCAACTTCTACGGACACCAGGTAGTGGCCCATCTGTCGCCCGAGGAATGCGGCCACGGTGCCACCAGCGCCGTCGACGGCGACGACGTGCCGGTGCGCCATTTCGGCGCCATCCTGCCGATGGACCAATGGGAGGCGCTGGCCGCCCGGCTGCGGGCGGCCGGCACGCAGTTCGTGATCGAGCCGCACGTGCGCTTCAAGGGCCAGGTCGGCGAACAGGCGACCATGTTCTTCCTGGACCCGTCGGGCAACGCGCTGGAGTTCAAGGCATTCGGCGATCTGAGCCAGGTGTTCGCCAAGTAA
- a CDS encoding LysR family transcriptional regulator codes for MIRYFQTFLTAAEAGSFSAAAARLALTQSAVSTQIRRLEEDLDCRLFERTGKSVVLSEAGHRLLPEARRLVELYAAMKDRAGPHADAAPVELGAVSTVQSTLLAEAMRHFRERFPDSHVNVVPGMSTQLLTQVDARELDVAVLIRPRLGLPPELKWVPLVRERFVGIAPAGAPRELRALVEALPFIRYNRHSTGGQLVDQYLKRQRLWVREGMELDEPAVILQMVAAGLGCAIIPAELVPLREAAGVVQVPLPGGPLYREVGVLVRESALRRAPVEALIDAFVAASARRQLTEAHEG; via the coding sequence ATGATCCGCTACTTCCAGACCTTCCTGACGGCTGCCGAAGCTGGATCGTTTTCCGCCGCGGCGGCGCGGCTGGCGCTGACCCAGTCGGCCGTCAGCACGCAGATCCGGCGCCTTGAAGAAGACCTCGACTGCCGCCTGTTCGAGCGCACCGGCAAGTCGGTCGTGCTCAGCGAAGCCGGGCACCGGTTGCTGCCGGAAGCGCGGCGCCTTGTCGAGCTTTACGCCGCAATGAAGGACCGCGCCGGCCCGCACGCCGATGCCGCGCCGGTGGAGCTGGGCGCGGTGTCGACGGTCCAATCCACCTTGCTGGCCGAGGCCATGCGGCATTTCCGCGAGCGCTTTCCTGACTCGCACGTGAATGTGGTGCCCGGCATGTCGACCCAGCTGCTGACGCAGGTCGATGCGCGCGAGCTGGATGTGGCCGTGCTGATCCGGCCGCGGCTGGGCTTGCCGCCGGAACTGAAGTGGGTGCCGCTGGTGCGCGAGCGCTTCGTCGGCATCGCGCCGGCCGGTGCGCCGCGGGAACTGCGCGCGCTGGTCGAGGCGCTGCCGTTTATCCGCTACAACCGCCACAGCACCGGCGGCCAGCTGGTGGATCAATACCTGAAGCGGCAACGGCTGTGGGTCAGGGAAGGGATGGAACTGGACGAGCCGGCGGTGATCCTGCAGATGGTGGCGGCGGGCCTGGGCTGCGCCATCATTCCGGCCGAACTGGTGCCGCTGCGCGAGGCGGCCGGCGTGGTACAGGTGCCGCTGCCGGGCGGGCCGCTCTATCGCGAGGTGGGTGTGCTGGTGCGGGAATCGGCGCTGCGCCGCGCGCCGGTCGAGGCGCTGATCGACGCCTTCGTGGCTGCCAGCGCGCGCCGGCAGCTCACCGAGGCGCACGAAGGCTAG
- a CDS encoding cupin domain-containing protein, translating to MSLPHLASGQIASVLPLGARLDQTATQALFKEGPLEVMRLVLKAGKHVPPHAVDGPMTVQCLEGEVRVRVDGSERQLHQGDLLYLGPCVRYDVTAVSDASVLVTMVLPGSR from the coding sequence ATGTCCCTTCCCCATCTTGCTTCCGGACAGATCGCCAGCGTGCTGCCTTTGGGCGCGCGGCTGGACCAGACCGCCACCCAGGCCCTGTTCAAGGAAGGTCCCCTCGAAGTCATGCGGCTGGTGCTGAAGGCCGGCAAGCATGTACCCCCGCATGCCGTGGATGGACCCATGACCGTGCAATGCCTGGAAGGCGAGGTCCGCGTGCGCGTGGACGGCAGCGAACGCCAGCTGCACCAGGGCGACCTGCTTTACCTCGGGCCCTGCGTGCGCTACGACGTGACGGCGGTGTCCGATGCCTCGGTGCTGGTCACGATGGTATTGCCCGGCAGCCGCTAG
- a CDS encoding efflux transporter outer membrane subunit, translating to MRPRSAWAACLCAYLSACTTVGPDYRVPDRAAVRDAVANGPLQGAQAPHVAIAPVPDDWWRLYDDERLDRLITKALAANTDIRAASANLRRALALLHEVESENLPQGSAGASVARAQLSGESFLQQAQPPVFNLGDLGLGASYLIDFFGKLARADEAALAGAQASEATLDMVRVAVAAQTVRAYVQGCAATHALHAAGQQLAVQQRTLDATRRLLAAGRAEPAEVARERARTEALRATLPPLQAARSAARYRLALLLGQAPATLPDADVACDAEPALRAPLPVGDGAALLRRRPDVRQAERELAAATARIGVATADLYPSIRIGASAGLTGVLSHLGSGPTARWSLGPLVSWSWPTNGVRHRIHGLEAAADAALARFDGVVLRALQETETALSAYSRERERHAALHAASEHATQVAQQQRRLWQAGRVPWLAHLDAERDLAAAQAALAASAGEVAGRQVDVFLALGGGWQTARRLAVVPGTMDEKND from the coding sequence GTGAGGCCGCGCAGCGCCTGGGCGGCATGCCTGTGCGCCTACCTGAGTGCCTGCACGACAGTGGGACCGGACTATCGCGTGCCCGATCGCGCGGCGGTGCGCGATGCCGTGGCCAATGGCCCGCTGCAAGGTGCGCAGGCACCGCACGTCGCGATCGCGCCCGTGCCCGATGACTGGTGGCGCCTCTATGACGACGAACGGCTCGACCGGCTGATCACGAAGGCGCTGGCGGCAAACACCGACATCCGCGCCGCCAGCGCCAACCTGCGCCGCGCGCTGGCGCTGCTGCACGAAGTGGAATCCGAAAACCTGCCGCAGGGCAGCGCCGGCGCCAGCGTTGCGCGCGCGCAGCTGTCGGGCGAGAGCTTCTTGCAGCAGGCCCAGCCGCCGGTGTTCAACCTGGGCGACCTGGGCCTCGGCGCCTCGTATCTGATCGACTTCTTCGGCAAGCTGGCGCGCGCCGACGAGGCCGCGCTGGCCGGCGCGCAGGCCAGCGAGGCGACGCTCGACATGGTGCGCGTCGCCGTGGCCGCGCAAACCGTGCGCGCCTACGTGCAAGGCTGCGCCGCGACGCACGCGCTGCACGCCGCGGGGCAACAGCTGGCAGTGCAGCAGCGCACGCTGGACGCCACCCGCCGCTTGCTTGCCGCGGGCCGCGCCGAGCCTGCCGAGGTGGCGCGCGAGCGTGCCCGCACTGAAGCGCTGCGCGCCACGCTGCCCCCGCTGCAAGCCGCGCGCAGCGCCGCGCGCTACCGGCTGGCGCTGTTGCTGGGCCAGGCGCCGGCGACGCTGCCGGATGCCGACGTCGCCTGCGATGCCGAGCCCGCGCTGCGCGCGCCACTGCCGGTTGGCGACGGCGCCGCGCTGCTGCGCCGGCGGCCCGATGTGCGCCAGGCCGAGCGGGAACTCGCTGCGGCCACCGCTCGCATCGGCGTGGCCACGGCAGACCTGTATCCGTCGATCCGCATCGGCGCCAGCGCCGGACTGACCGGCGTGCTCAGCCATCTGGGCAGCGGGCCCACGGCACGCTGGAGCCTGGGACCACTGGTGAGCTGGAGCTGGCCCACCAACGGCGTGCGGCATCGCATCCACGGCCTGGAAGCCGCCGCCGATGCCGCGCTGGCGCGCTTTGACGGCGTGGTGCTGCGCGCCCTGCAGGAGACCGAGACCGCGCTGTCGGCCTACTCGCGCGAACGGGAACGCCACGCGGCGCTGCACGCCGCCAGCGAGCACGCCACGCAGGTTGCGCAGCAGCAGCGCCGGCTGTGGCAGGCAGGGCGCGTGCCCTGGCTGGCGCATCTCGACGCCGAGCGCGACCTCGCCGCCGCACAGGCTGCCCTGGCGGCTTCAGCGGGCGAGGTTGCCGGGCGGCAGGTCGACGTGTTCCTGGCCCTGGGGGGCGGCTGGCAGACCGCCCGCAGGCTAGCTGTCGTCCCCGGGACGATGGATGAAAAAAACGACTGA
- a CDS encoding efflux RND transporter periplasmic adaptor subunit: MTFRLRPLLPVLPTLMAAIAALLVLRHLWDYYTAAPWTRDGHVRADIVQVAPDVSGLVTRVVARDNQYVQAGELLFEIDRDRYALALEQALATLATQRAALAQARREAARNHSLDGVVAAEVAEQGRARVEQGQAALAQAEAAVRLARLNLQRTSVRSPVAGYLNDRLPRLGDYVSTGRPVLSMVDAGSFHVEGYFEETKLHRIHVGNPVDVHIMGEPRRLRGHVQSIAAGIEDRDRSAGSNLLPNVNPTFNWVRLAQRVPVRIALEDVPADVRLVSGRTATVAVREPAPDPGAARRTGPRS; encoded by the coding sequence ATGACCTTCCGACTCCGACCCTTGCTTCCCGTGCTGCCGACGCTGATGGCCGCCATCGCCGCACTGCTGGTGCTGCGCCACCTGTGGGACTACTACACCGCCGCGCCCTGGACCCGCGACGGCCACGTGCGTGCCGACATCGTCCAGGTGGCGCCCGACGTATCGGGCCTGGTCACGCGCGTGGTGGCGCGCGACAACCAGTACGTCCAGGCCGGCGAGCTGCTGTTCGAGATCGACCGCGACCGCTACGCGCTCGCCCTGGAGCAGGCGCTGGCGACGCTGGCGACCCAGCGTGCCGCGCTGGCGCAGGCACGGCGCGAGGCCGCACGCAACCACAGCCTGGACGGCGTGGTCGCCGCCGAAGTCGCGGAGCAAGGGCGTGCGCGCGTCGAGCAGGGCCAGGCCGCGCTGGCGCAGGCCGAAGCCGCGGTGCGGCTGGCCCGGCTGAACCTGCAACGCACCAGCGTGCGCAGCCCGGTGGCGGGCTACCTCAACGACCGGCTGCCGCGGCTGGGCGACTACGTGTCAACCGGGCGACCGGTGCTGTCGATGGTCGACGCCGGCTCCTTCCACGTGGAAGGCTATTTCGAGGAAACCAAGCTGCACCGCATCCACGTCGGCAACCCCGTGGACGTGCATATCATGGGCGAGCCCCGCCGCCTGCGCGGCCATGTCCAGAGCATCGCCGCCGGCATTGAGGACCGCGACCGCAGCGCGGGTTCCAACCTGCTGCCCAACGTCAATCCCACTTTCAACTGGGTACGGCTGGCCCAGCGCGTGCCGGTGCGCATCGCGCTGGAAGACGTGCCGGCCGACGTGCGCCTGGTCTCGGGCCGCACCGCTACGGTGGCCGTGCGCGAGCCGGCTCCCGACCCTGGCGCCGCGCGGCGCACGGGGCCGCGATCGTGA
- a CDS encoding DUF1656 domain-containing protein, which produces MLSEIDLYGVFVPGVLVLAVLAFAVATAVRIVLAALGCYRHIWHRSLFNLSLYVIVLGAVAAVFAAVPGLPS; this is translated from the coding sequence ATGCTTAGTGAAATCGACCTCTACGGCGTATTCGTGCCCGGTGTGCTGGTGCTGGCCGTGCTGGCCTTTGCCGTGGCCACGGCCGTGCGCATCGTGCTGGCCGCGCTGGGTTGCTACCGGCACATCTGGCATCGCTCGCTGTTCAACCTTTCCCTCTATGTGATCGTCCTGGGCGCCGTGGCCGCCGTTTTTGCCGCGGTGCCAGGACTGCCGTCATGA
- a CDS encoding FUSC family protein encodes MASWPNARQWLFSLKAFAAAMLALYLALALGLARPYWAMATVYFVSHPLTGATRSKAAYRVAGTVLGATAAVATVPQLVNMPLVLMGAIALWISVLVYLSLLQRTPRSYVCLLAAYTLPIVALPAVSQPAQIFDIAVARIEEIVIGIVCAGLVGSVVFPARVAPALRARAATWLADAAAWAADILGGSPRADHSRHRLAADILQLDQLISQLAYDTEGSYTLRHARALRRRMTMLMPLLSSLESVLQALRGHADGIPPELREALAATAAWLGSDAATAPPAALEGCGVPSRPGARGWHDGLAATAADQLQRLCALYAECRALQQGIGDRSAGTPPALGESGPEAAGHHHDHGMLLFGAVSSGLAVFCAGLLWIFSGWEDGAGAVVVASIACCFFAAVDEPRRMAGAFARWSAVCLAISSGYLFLVVPHAHTFEALAAMLALPYLGIGLLVARPGFQLIAMLLSVNTAAFANVQAVFDADFLAIFNTCLASAAAMLFAPLWSVATRPFGARAAARRLVRASWRDLAQAATLRAADGDARLGARMLDRLGQLVPRLGAAGDALSADGFHALQVGYCALALRRALPDLPQPARKPVRRVLAALARHFRAQLRAGHRVPVSARLAAAVDDAMASMAASGPTGQRGTLGALVVLRVTLLPALAMTPSR; translated from the coding sequence ATGGCTAGCTGGCCGAATGCACGACAGTGGCTGTTTTCGCTGAAGGCATTCGCTGCCGCCATGCTCGCGCTTTACCTTGCGCTGGCGCTGGGCCTGGCGCGGCCGTACTGGGCGATGGCGACGGTGTACTTCGTCTCGCATCCGCTCACCGGCGCGACCCGCTCGAAGGCGGCGTACCGCGTCGCCGGCACGGTGCTGGGCGCCACCGCGGCGGTGGCGACGGTGCCGCAGCTGGTCAACATGCCGCTCGTGCTGATGGGCGCGATCGCGCTGTGGATCAGCGTGCTGGTGTACCTCTCGCTGCTGCAGCGCACGCCGCGCAGCTACGTGTGCCTGCTGGCCGCCTACACGCTGCCGATCGTGGCCTTGCCCGCGGTCAGCCAGCCGGCGCAGATCTTCGACATCGCCGTGGCACGGATCGAGGAGATCGTGATCGGCATCGTCTGCGCCGGGCTGGTGGGCTCGGTGGTGTTTCCGGCCAGGGTCGCCCCCGCGCTGCGGGCGCGCGCCGCCACGTGGCTGGCCGACGCCGCGGCCTGGGCCGCCGACATCCTCGGCGGCAGCCCGCGCGCCGATCACAGCCGCCACCGGCTTGCCGCCGACATTCTGCAACTTGACCAGCTGATCAGCCAGCTGGCCTATGACACCGAAGGCAGCTACACGCTGCGCCATGCGCGCGCGCTGCGCCGGCGCATGACCATGCTGATGCCGCTGCTGTCGTCGCTCGAGAGCGTGCTGCAGGCGCTGCGCGGCCACGCCGACGGCATCCCGCCCGAGCTGCGCGAAGCGCTGGCGGCGACGGCGGCATGGCTCGGCAGCGATGCGGCCACGGCCCCTCCCGCGGCCCTCGAAGGCTGCGGGGTCCCGTCCCGCCCCGGCGCGCGCGGCTGGCATGACGGACTTGCCGCCACGGCAGCCGACCAGCTGCAGCGCCTGTGCGCGCTGTACGCCGAATGCCGCGCGCTGCAGCAAGGCATCGGCGACCGCAGCGCCGGCACGCCGCCGGCCCTTGGAGAATCCGGGCCGGAAGCGGCCGGCCACCACCATGACCACGGCATGCTGCTGTTCGGCGCGGTGTCCAGCGGACTCGCGGTGTTCTGCGCGGGGCTGCTGTGGATCTTCTCGGGCTGGGAGGACGGCGCCGGGGCGGTAGTCGTGGCGTCGATCGCCTGCTGCTTCTTTGCCGCCGTCGACGAGCCGCGGCGCATGGCCGGCGCCTTCGCGCGCTGGAGCGCGGTGTGCCTGGCAATCTCGTCCGGCTACCTGTTCCTGGTGGTGCCGCATGCGCACACCTTTGAAGCGCTGGCGGCGATGCTGGCGCTGCCCTATCTAGGCATCGGCCTGCTGGTGGCGCGGCCGGGGTTCCAGCTGATCGCGATGCTGCTGTCGGTCAACACCGCCGCGTTCGCCAACGTGCAGGCTGTGTTCGACGCGGATTTCCTCGCCATCTTCAATACCTGCCTGGCCAGCGCCGCGGCCATGTTGTTCGCGCCGCTCTGGTCGGTGGCGACACGCCCGTTCGGCGCCCGCGCGGCAGCGCGCCGGCTGGTGCGCGCCAGCTGGCGCGACCTGGCGCAGGCCGCCACGTTGCGTGCCGCCGATGGCGATGCGCGGCTGGGCGCGCGCATGCTGGACCGGCTGGGGCAACTGGTGCCGCGCCTGGGCGCGGCCGGCGACGCTTTGTCCGCGGACGGCTTCCATGCGCTGCAGGTCGGCTATTGCGCGCTGGCACTGCGCAGGGCGCTGCCGGACTTGCCGCAGCCAGCGCGCAAGCCGGTGCGCCGCGTGCTGGCCGCGCTGGCGCGGCATTTCCGCGCGCAACTGCGCGCGGGCCATCGCGTCCCGGTGTCAGCACGCCTGGCCGCCGCCGTGGACGACGCCATGGCGTCCATGGCGGCCAGCGGCCCCACCGGCCAGCGCGGCACGCTGGGCGCGCTGGTGGTGTTGCGGGTCACGCTGCTGCCCGCCCTCGCCATGACCCCGTCCCGCTGA
- a CDS encoding LysR family transcriptional regulator, with protein sequence MPIDIRALRYFVETARLRSFTQAASSLFVTQSTISKMVRQLEDEIGQPLLIREGKSVRLTDVGRVVYERGQEALGVVHRLTLEVSDLSSLGRGQLTVGIPPMVNLFFSPAVSAFRQRYPNLSLTLDEHGGQVVEQLVASGELEVGATVLPGDSGLSLETRQFGRYPIWAVGPRKAAWARGRTVSLAALRDEPLVMLTEDFSLTRKLRQAFLEARIEPRVVARSGHWDFLASMAAAGLGTTFLPQPLAERLQAQDTLAMARLTEPAVDWTMAHIWSPGRYLSHAARAWLAVCEEVLGTGRAG encoded by the coding sequence ATGCCCATCGATATCCGCGCACTGCGTTATTTCGTCGAGACTGCGCGGCTGCGCAGCTTTACCCAGGCCGCCTCGTCGCTGTTCGTGACCCAGTCCACCATCAGCAAGATGGTCCGGCAACTCGAGGATGAAATCGGCCAGCCGCTGCTGATCCGCGAAGGCAAGAGCGTGCGCCTGACCGATGTGGGCCGCGTGGTGTACGAGCGCGGCCAGGAGGCGCTGGGCGTGGTGCACCGGCTGACGCTGGAGGTCTCCGACCTGTCTTCGCTGGGGCGGGGGCAGTTGACGGTCGGCATCCCGCCGATGGTCAACCTGTTTTTCTCGCCGGCGGTCAGCGCGTTCCGGCAGCGCTATCCCAACCTGTCACTGACGCTGGACGAGCACGGCGGGCAGGTGGTGGAACAACTGGTGGCCAGCGGCGAGCTCGAGGTGGGCGCCACCGTGCTGCCCGGAGACAGCGGCCTGTCGCTGGAAACGCGCCAGTTCGGCCGCTATCCGATCTGGGCGGTGGGGCCGCGCAAGGCGGCCTGGGCGCGCGGGCGCACCGTGTCGCTGGCGGCGCTGCGCGACGAGCCGCTGGTGATGCTGACCGAAGATTTTTCGCTGACGCGCAAGCTGCGGCAGGCCTTTCTGGAAGCCCGCATCGAGCCGCGCGTGGTGGCGCGCAGCGGGCACTGGGACTTCCTGGCGTCGATGGCGGCGGCGGGGCTGGGCACCACCTTCCTGCCCCAGCCGCTGGCCGAGCGCCTGCAGGCGCAGGACACGCTGGCCATGGCGCGCCTGACCGAACCCGCGGTGGACTGGACCATGGCCCATATCTGGTCGCCGGGGCGCTACCTGTCGCACGCCGCGCGGGCGTGGCTCGCGGTATGCGAAGAGGTACTGGGGACCGGGCGAGCGGGCTGA
- a CDS encoding cytochrome P450/oxidoreductase: protein MTTPSPGAARGCPIDHSMLTAPNGCPVSHNAAQFDPFGDGYQQDPPEYVRWSREQEPVFYSPQLGYWVVTRYDDIKAIFRDNLTFSPSIALEKITPTGDEANAVLASYGYAMNRTLVNEDEPAHMPRRRALMAPFTPAELAHHEPLVRRLTREYVDRFIDDGRADLVDQMLWEVPLTVALHFLGVPEEDMDLLRQYSIAHTVNTWGRPKPEEQVAVAHAVGNFWQLAGRILDKMREDPSGPGWMQYGLRKQKELPEVVTDSYLHSMMMAGIVAAHETTANASANAIKLLLQHPDAWRELCEDPALIPNAVEECLRHNGSVAAWRRLVTRDAEVGGIRLPAGSKLLIVTSSANHDERHFADADLFDIRRDNASEQLTFGYGSHQCMGKNLARMEMQVFLEELTRRLPHMRLAEQTFTYVPNTSFRGPEHLLVEWDPAQNPERRDPALLAVRQPVRIGEPSAHTIARTVVVERATPAADGVLRLRLAAPDGKPLPRWAPGSHIDVECGDTGLSRQYSLCGDPDDAAALEIAVLRDPASRGGSAWVHDHVRAGDRLRIRGPRNHFRFDEQCRRAIFIAGGIGITPVSAMARRARALGIDYTFHYCGRSRQAMAMLDELQALHGARLHVHASNEGRRANFGKLLGQPDADTQIYACGPQRLLDALAECCMAWPADALRVEHFVSRLGSLDASKEQAFTVELKDSGLVLEVPAGQTLLGALRGANIDVQSDCEEGLCGSCEVRVLAGQVDHRDVVLTRAERDANHRMMACCSRACGGGRLVLEL, encoded by the coding sequence ATGACCACCCCCTCGCCCGGCGCCGCACGCGGCTGCCCGATCGACCACAGTATGCTCACCGCGCCCAACGGCTGCCCGGTCAGCCACAACGCGGCGCAGTTCGACCCCTTCGGCGACGGCTACCAGCAGGATCCGCCCGAATACGTGCGCTGGTCGCGCGAGCAGGAGCCGGTGTTCTACAGCCCGCAGCTGGGCTACTGGGTGGTCACGCGCTACGACGACATCAAGGCCATCTTCCGCGACAACCTGACCTTCAGCCCGTCGATTGCGCTTGAGAAGATCACGCCCACCGGCGACGAGGCCAACGCCGTGCTGGCCAGTTATGGCTACGCCATGAACCGCACGCTGGTCAACGAGGACGAGCCCGCCCACATGCCGCGCCGGCGTGCGCTGATGGCGCCGTTCACGCCTGCCGAACTGGCGCACCACGAGCCGCTGGTGCGGCGCCTCACGCGCGAGTATGTCGACCGCTTTATCGACGATGGCCGCGCCGACCTGGTCGACCAGATGCTGTGGGAGGTGCCGCTGACGGTGGCGCTGCACTTCCTGGGCGTTCCCGAAGAAGACATGGACCTGCTGCGGCAGTACTCCATCGCCCATACCGTCAATACCTGGGGCCGGCCGAAGCCGGAGGAACAGGTCGCGGTGGCGCACGCCGTGGGCAACTTCTGGCAGCTGGCCGGCCGCATCCTCGACAAGATGCGCGAAGACCCGTCCGGCCCCGGCTGGATGCAGTACGGGCTGCGCAAGCAGAAGGAGCTGCCCGAGGTGGTGACGGACTCCTACCTGCATTCGATGATGATGGCGGGCATCGTCGCCGCGCACGAGACCACCGCCAATGCCTCGGCCAACGCCATCAAGCTGTTGCTGCAGCATCCCGACGCGTGGCGCGAGCTCTGCGAAGACCCGGCGCTGATCCCCAATGCGGTCGAGGAGTGCCTGCGGCACAACGGCTCTGTCGCGGCGTGGCGCAGGCTGGTCACGCGCGACGCCGAAGTCGGCGGCATCCGCCTGCCGGCGGGCAGCAAGCTATTGATCGTGACCTCGTCGGCCAACCATGACGAGCGCCATTTCGCCGATGCCGACCTGTTCGACATCCGCCGCGACAACGCCAGCGAGCAGCTGACGTTCGGCTACGGCTCGCACCAGTGCATGGGCAAGAACCTGGCGCGCATGGAAATGCAGGTCTTCCTGGAAGAGTTGACGCGCAGGCTGCCGCATATGCGGCTGGCCGAGCAGACCTTCACCTACGTGCCCAACACCTCGTTCCGCGGCCCGGAGCACCTGCTGGTGGAATGGGATCCCGCGCAGAACCCCGAGCGCCGCGACCCCGCCCTGCTGGCAGTGCGCCAGCCGGTGCGCATCGGCGAGCCGTCGGCGCACACCATCGCCCGCACGGTGGTGGTCGAGCGCGCCACGCCCGCCGCCGACGGCGTGCTCCGGCTGCGGCTGGCCGCGCCGGACGGCAAGCCGCTGCCGCGCTGGGCGCCGGGCTCGCATATCGACGTGGAATGCGGCGACACCGGGCTGTCGCGCCAGTATTCGCTGTGCGGGGATCCGGACGACGCCGCGGCGCTGGAGATCGCGGTACTGCGCGATCCCGCCAGCCGCGGGGGCTCCGCCTGGGTCCACGACCACGTCAGGGCCGGCGACCGCCTGCGCATCCGCGGACCGCGCAACCATTTCCGCTTCGACGAACAATGCCGGCGGGCCATCTTCATCGCCGGCGGCATCGGCATCACGCCGGTGAGCGCGATGGCGCGCCGTGCCCGCGCGCTTGGCATCGACTACACCTTCCATTACTGCGGGCGTTCACGCCAGGCCATGGCCATGCTGGACGAACTGCAGGCGCTGCACGGCGCGCGCCTGCATGTCCATGCCAGTAACGAAGGCCGGCGTGCCAACTTCGGCAAGCTGCTGGGGCAGCCTGACGCGGACACCCAGATCTATGCCTGCGGCCCGCAGCGGCTGCTGGATGCGCTGGCCGAATGCTGCATGGCGTGGCCGGCGGACGCGCTGCGCGTGGAGCATTTCGTCTCGCGGCTGGGCTCCCTGGATGCGTCGAAGGAACAGGCCTTCACCGTGGAGCTGAAGGATTCCGGCCTGGTGCTGGAAGTGCCGGCGGGGCAGACGCTGCTGGGCGCGCTGCGCGGCGCCAATATCGACGTGCAGAGCGACTGCGAGGAAGGCCTGTGCGGCTCATGCGAGGTGCGCGTGCTGGCCGGCCAGGTCGACCACCGCGACGTGGTGCTGACGCGCGCCGAGCGCGACGCCAACCACCGCATGATGGCGTGCTGCTCGCGCGCCTGTGGCGGCGGCCGCCTGGTGCTGGAACTCTGA